A segment of the Pieris napi chromosome 5, ilPieNapi1.2, whole genome shotgun sequence genome:
aataatgaCCCTGCCCAGTATGATATTCAATATACAAGGTAAGTTCTTGTTACTGatactactaatattataatttaataagaacaaaattaaatCCTTGAAACTCACTTTTCTTTTAGTTTAACATTTACAATCACTTATTTTACAgactgtttaattttataaaagaactTAAAATAGAGCAAGTAAGAAGTGAACTACTGGGCTTATTAACACCACTTCTATGTCACTTGTACTTGGAAATGTTAAGAGGTGGTCATAGTGGACCTGCTCAAATGTTTTTGAAGAGACATTCCGCATCACTTCCTCAGAAAGATTTATCTTACCACCAGCCAATTGATGGTAATCTACCTTCAGCTCTCTATAGGCCCAACAGTTTAGAACAGCTATTTAATTCTATACAAAATGGTACTATTGATAATGAAACACCTGAGAAAGATTACATGAATCAACTGCTTGATGACATTGGGTCAGTTTATAATCTTCAAGAGATAGAATCAAGACCAACTATTGCAGCGTTTAGGTAAgcttctataaaaatatttactgtacttgcagatatagaaatctgaggcccagacctaaaatggttgtagcgtcattgatttttttaatgggcCCTAAGTGATTGTGGTATGCGTAAACTCTGAAATTAATTAAGCTTCAGCGTACAgaatataatgtttaatatatatataatggtaccataagtttttttattaaattaatataattttataaattattgttaattttggATTACCAAAGCCCCTGGTTGATACCCTTTTTTCCAGATGTTAACTTAACTACGTTTTTGTACTGCATGTTTCCAATGTTTGTAACATCAGCTCTATCAAAagaactatatatatatatcatacaaagtatatttacaggGTACCAGCGCTTAGATTAATAGGACTTTAAGagttaataattgttatatgtaATCAAACAGGGGATCAgtcttttgtgcctgacatatGGCAATCATAGACGCAGTGGTTACAACTTTGTCTTTCACCATATACTTCATACATATATTGGCATGACTCTGAGGTTCAAAAAACTACGCTCACTAATCAAAAGCGCACGCTTATCACTCTTCAAACACAGAGTGTAATATACACACACATCCATTcacatataatgtatatgcacGCATACATAATTTTGACAGGTTATGTGTAGAAAGTtgcatttttcttaaaatataaattactactTAGAATATCTAGTCTCATTTATACcacaaatttttaagttattgcAAAATTCTGATAAATAATGAGAAACATTCTGATTTTCAGGTCTTGTAAATTTGACATTTGTTTGTCCCAAGATTCCCTGAACATGCTTAAGGCGTATTTAGCAAAACATGGTCATGTTTTAATGATACAGGTGTTGCAGACTTGGTTTCACATAGATGTTAATGGagaaaattgtaaaagtaatactGTAAGTATATATCACTAAGATGGTTTTAACTTGTAAGATGTAGTCTTTATGTGAATAGATTTCGATTAAATCATTGCCTAACCCTTTGCATTATAATAACGGAACAATATATGGTGGTATTAATCAATTTAATCTGATGTCTAAAACGTGGAAACAAGCAGATATTAATGTGCCAGTGCCTTTACATTGTTTCACACGCATGTTTATGAAAAAGGGAGTTAatctttaacaaattaatcaaatatgtTTGCTTTAACAATTTCATGGAAATatgctaaaaataatattttgagagaaataaacaaatttgttgCATCGTAAGAAATAGTTATTAGTATTACCTGtacttgattttaaaaaattactttaatatttatcaatttacatCTACATCCATTGCATTTGATTTTATGATGTTTTATGATACATTACCTTCATTTAGATATTACACAAGTGAAGTCTGAAGTGTATACTTTTTATTGTagcacatattatattaatattccaagtgcattttttttaaggaaGATGAAGAAGAAGAGGATTCAAAAGATAAAATCAAACTTGAACTCAATATAAGTGAAAATATAAGCGGTAAGGAAATATcatctttaaaattttacatttttttttatggctctggcacgatttgtgcattagccagcgtcaagtataggattttcgaccgtgtcctcccaAAGggcgagaacaaatttaaattaatttaaaacttgccctcgaatcggtaatcgaacccggtacccctcacctagctgccacttaataagaccgctaggctatgaggcccctaaaattttactttcttTTGAATATCCGATATCATAgtgaatattaaatgaatgttgttgtaagaaaataaaataccttattaaatatttttaggtgtGTTTTCTAAATGTAACGGACATGCTGAATATGCAGTAGATAAAGAACTAAGGGATCTTCAAGATGCAATAAAGGGAGTAAGGGAATCTCTGGCGCCattgaaattgtataaaatagcAGCCCCTGATACTGAGTAAGTGATTAATGTGAtttcatattatatgtttattatttgtaatatatactCTCAGATCGAAGAATTTACCTTTTAATGATAGGGGAGTGTTCAAGTAtaacgtaacgaattttgggagggggggggatGTCCTTTtgaacgttacgatgcggggcggggtataattacgcgttattgttaatattttttttcgacttacaccacataatagtaactaaagagttaCTAGGTGGTcgcgaaacgttttactatacttgggtacagtactgtacttgggtactgaaagacgttacggcgagttacatggggggggggttaataatctccaaaaattgcgttacgtaatacttgaacgctccctagcTAAAACCAACACcatttaatagtaatttttatgtttgaccatattattgtttgattttgattcaacaaagattatttttaatcctaattattttaatttaattataattaaatgcatCTGTTCATGCATACAAatctgttattttaataagcttAAGTTAAGGGAAGTGGCACTAtcacaatgatactaaaaataatgaattgttTTCAATGGAGattggtaaatttttattttttcatttacagATTAATATGTGCAAAAACTGATCAATACTGTAATGTTTTATGCGGAGGATTTAGTAACTCGGAAATAAGATTGTGGGACCTCGGTCAGAATAATATTAATCGACGcattaatagaaatatatcaGAAATAGAGCTGGCGTGTAGCGTACCACCAGATCcagaaataaatgataatacaaGGTAGTATTACGAAAATAATAAGCCAgaaaatttatcatttaaaaaaatactgcgtGTTCACTCTGTTTGATTCTTGGAAAAAACTTCTaagttctatttaaatttttcgtttttctctttaaattGGTCAACTTTTAAAATGAACACATTTTCTCCTTCTTTCCTCGCGTATTTTTacctcgtatgtcaaataCGTATTTGATTTTGATGTGTGTCATAGTTCTGGCTAAGTCTCCACTCTTACTCTTACCCTTTGAATGCCAAACTTAACAAGTTTGATTGATAAATTTGATatcttttacatatttatgtaaataatataaataagttgtattttgttttaggcAAATAGGTACAGGCATTCCCTTACGAGGTCATTCGGGCCCTGTACAAGCAGTCAGCATTTTGTCAAGAGAGGAGTTAGTTCTTTCCGCCTCACATGACAGTACAATGAGGGCATGGCGAATATCGGACTATTCTTGTGCATCTGTTTATAGgtatattgtctttggttgGTCGCGCTTATTAATGCGACATCGGTACCATTTTTAGGGCACTTATGTTTCCATTAAAAAAGACCCTGAAGCGTTAATTTCGCCAAAATgtagttttgtaatttaaagaagCGGCTCAGTCAAATTCTAAATAGATTAggtgtaaattttatttttaagtattgatACAATTTGTTTAGTATGAGCAATCACAATCGAGTGAATCCCCCTAGATTTCTTGCATTTGagtttatcattaaaataacttaatatgttttttttgtgtatgttaatttttattatatttgtgtcaTTGATGTTCagcttaaaaaattaaaataatgtaattttttagaaataaaatttaatcaattatatttCAGGGGTCATAATTATCCAATATGGTGTATGGATGTATCAAAAAATGGCCTATTTATAGTAACTGGGTCACACGACAGGACAGCTAAGTTGTGGTCACTTGATAGAACATTCCCTGTGAGAATATTTGTAGGACACATGTCTGACGTCACGGTAAGAAATTGTCTATTCTAATTGTAGATTTATAGTAAGTACAAGTATGTTTgtctgaatttaaattttaatttatagtgCGTAAAATTCCACCCCAACGAGGCGTACGTAGCGACGGGAAGTGCGGACCGATCCGTGCGTCTCTGGGCAGTATGCGACGCAAGACTAGTACGCGTACTTTGCTCTCACCGTGGGGCCGTAAGAGCGCTTGCCTTTTCGCCAAGTGGGACGCATCTCGCCTCTGCAGGTATGAAAAATAGCCTTTACTTAGGAGATATTACCCAAACATCGGAGCATTGTCTATTGGAAAAATGGCCGACAGGTTAAGACCTAGACAggttaaatattgttaaatatgggCAAGAAAAGTCGATatagtctttttttttaggaaaacCAGGAATTAACCCAAAACATCATTATTTGAACTTAAACACGCTACCTACCCTCTAGAGTCTAGAGCAATAAGAATTCAAATTCTACCCATTATAAGGATTTTTTTGTTACTGTGGCATTCAAAATCGCAGTATGTTTAACCTTCCTAGTTAACGTGCGTTGCCTCTAATTGGAATCATATATATCTAATCTATAACTATTAGTTTCCCTAATAACCTTTAAGAAATCCAGCAAAACATTTatctgaatttttattttgtttaggcgatgacaagaaaataaaagtatgGGATTTGGCCGCTTGCACATGTGTACATGAATACAGGGGCCATTATGGAAAAGTGACCTCCATAGATTGGTCTGCTGTAGGAAAGCCAACTTTAACAAACAGAGTTTCTTCAGACCTAAGTGAAATGACCACAGATAACTCTATCCTATGTTCGGCTGGAATGGATGGTATTGTGAAAGTTGTTTGGGATAGTCAATTGAAAAACaagtaagttaaaaaaaacacatcatatcttattttgatttattccATGCATTTGGCTCGAACGTTCTATATCTGGTGAATTTGGTTAAAAGGGTTCCTATTATGAAAAGTCAGTTACCTCTAAGTTTTAAATGCAATATAAATTGTTAGTgtatagtaattaattatacctaataaaaaatgggattttttaaaatgctGTTCTCAAATATTCTCATTAATTTCAGCacaatatttcttttgtttcagaCAACTATCTAGTCCAGACAATTCAACATCAACTTATAATactaaatgtaattatttagtagATATACAGGTACATCCTGATTGGATGGTTGCTATAGGTACTAAGAAAtgaaatacacaaatatacatttttatattaatttgttttatttatagaaagtaacaataatttcaatatGTTTACTTCTAAATCTTTAACGATTTTTATCTTAGAATGATTTATCCATTTACTTGGGTTTTAAAGTTCCCATAATAAATACAAGGACTTAAAGTGTTTCCTTAATACAGTGCTGCCATAAATGGtttcaacaaaattatattatttcctgTAAACATTACCAGATGaaatggaatatttttttcctatgTACTTGATTTTTTGAGTCATCCTGATGTATAAAGGTGTGTTTCATACATTTACACTTAAGCTTCTGAAAAACATtctaacaaataattatatagggtagttgaaagaaataaaacctttttttacaaattaggGCATTTCCTAATCCACAATAATTATCCTAATTCAAAGTAATTCGAGTTGCAGCCTGTAATTTATAGGTATTTAAGGTGCTTTTTACAAATGTGaattgtaacaaatataattccatgattaattttaaataacaatatcacttttttttgaaaaaattcaTTAATGTAGCTTGTTTTCCCTTCTGAGGTGGGGaaacttttttcttcttaGGTGAATTCTTCACTTCCTTGGGTTTTGTTTTTGGAGAAATTTGTAATTTCTCttctttaatttctttttttattgacacCTCTTTGTCCACACTTTCAGAATCAGAACAGCTTTCATACACCTCTTCTCTTTTAGTAATTATGTAACCATCATCACTCATATATGTTTTATCTACAACCTTTCTCTTTTTTCTAGGATTCACAATTcctgatgttatttttaaattatttgcaacTGGAGTTGGTGGAATTTCTTCATCAGATTCATTAGCAATTTCCTTGTTTTCCTCAGCAACAAAAGGATCATTCTCTTCTTCACTATCACTGTCAGAAACCCGCAAAACCCTTTTGCGTTTTTTATCTacttttgaatgttttttaatattatttaatattttattatcattcaTCATATTTTCCTTTCTTGCTTCCTTTTTAACTTCGGTTTCTTCTTGATTATCAACATccattttatcatttaaagcATTCTGTTCTGTTTTAGAAACATCTGCTGCTTTTTGGCTAGTAGCCTTTAAATCTACTGTAatcttattttcttttttgttgcCAATTCcattttgtttattgaaaAATCCCGCAATTCCCTTGTGAGAACTAGGTTTGTTATTGGGTTTAAAATCCTTTTTAGGGGAAATAATTTCTTTCTTGATATCTATATCAGGTTCAGATTTAAGGGCTTTACCATTGATTTCGTGAACATTCTTCAAAGGTTTCAATTTATCTTCTTGTTTAGCCTTTTTTGGTTGTGGATCTACCCGATTTACAATCTTTTTCTGACTGCTACTTTTAAGAATACCAATTTCTACATCAGATCTCTTGATACTGGCCTGACTTTTAATAATGCCTGGACATAAGTTAAAATCATCATATTTAATTACGCTCACCAATGCTGCCGAATTTTCCTTTGACCGTCCTTTGGAAATACTATATACGTGAATGAAATAGACAACTTTAAACGTTTTCTTATGTTCTTCCAACTTATCTTCAGAGCAAACGGTTACCCTGACTTTATTTTCGTCAATTAAACCAGATATCAaaaagtttatgttaagttctAGTTTAGGATTCCCTTCACGAgtagatttaataaaactatgcATCAATAGTTTACTATTGTTAATGTGTATACAAAGATCTTTTGCCAATGTTAAATAAGTAACCAATTTTCCTTCATCTAAGATCATGTCCTTTAAAAGGTTCATATGTGTATCATCCATCTCCATTATGCAGAAAGCTGGTACTTCCTATGTgatgaaaacaatttaaataaatattaatggttGCTATGAAATATGCTATGCATATAACCGCAATGTGTAAACCATCTCTTCAGtgttcacttttaaaaaataattacattaaaaatgtttgactgcatgaaatttcaaattttacaaaatttacatacTAACATTGACAGTTGACACAGATTAGAGCCATAAGTGGTGTTTTCCCGCTAGTATACAATTTGTAATATAGTCTAAATATGCACCCAAGACGAGACCtaagttatataaatttaataaaaatcgttagttatgtaacctaacattagtcaagttaaatatatttatttaagttaataattagaagcgcaaacaaaatattggcaatcatcgcacacttgaagccaaaatgagccctttagtttttcacACACTcagaaattttaatacatattacattctcgtttccgataatgtccaataggACGACTCCACGTATATTGAAATTTGAAGattcacttaaatttaaaaccctTAGATAAGCCAAGTCAGTTTTTTTTAGCGTTGCAGCCTCTAATATTATGTTAGTCATAAGCTTAGATGTTAAATGATTAAAGCCCGTCGACActcagcttcaaacaaagagtttcttttaacatttattatattataagtttaaaatgcCTTGTtgtttcttataatttttcaacTAAACCACCACCTTAAAAGGAGATATATATAGACAAGCCAAGATATTGCACAAAAAAGCATAATATTACATGCTAAATtgttgaaattataatatatgatatacatatttttacaatttaatctAACAGcgaataaaaatcaaaacattatttattcttattgGTATAAAGGCAGAAATTGATTAATGCACAGCCGTATGTATACAAcaattcaagtccgaccagaCAAGACCGACTAAATTTCTATGAAAATTTGCCGACAAGaattgtcattttcatacaagtttagttttcgactttccacaTACACTACTGTACATCTTGACTAAGCCCCCAGTCACCATAACTATATAGCATCCGTTCACAAGCACGACGCATGGCCATTGGCCCCCTAGCCATATTGTAGAGAGAATGACAACCCAACGCATTGATGGCACtacaatattatagtaatgGAGACTTTGACTATCACTTATTCTTATTCTAAGAATAATAACTAAAGTATAGAAATCGTgtagaaaaaaatcaattgaattataagaaaatactaatggaatggttgcatttttcaaaagaaaattttaattatatttgtttgatagatattttgtatggttatagagaaggaggtaaatggaaatcacaattgaattgatcgaTTACAATATAATCGATATAATGcgatatatactttataatatacaataaagatgtcgaacgctgccgaacgcggaggccgattgtgcctcttgtcgctcgttccgcgctctcgcttgcacttcttgttatatatctataatttaacactctaaatattacttttcCATACAGCTTCTTTTATGCAtgtgtttaacataaaacgtGTTTATATCatggaatacataaaaaatacaacattaaaCGTAAATGTATGTCTTGTtctagtattaaaattaaattatattgtagtCTAAGACCTAAGTcaacaaatatatttgacATGGATTCGACAATTGAATtctgaatatattataattgacaGATGACTCATGACAGTAATACTAGATCTAAGAGTAAGTTTGAAGTTAGATTCTAATTAAATCCTTGTTATTTTTTGGGAAAACTTAATAAGCTTTTCTTTTTGTATTGGTATTTCTTTTCGATATATAAggtaaatacttaaatatttatgatactTATCATAAGTATTTGACATTGTAATCTATACGTTGCCCTACCATTTGGATTGGTTTTGTCGTTAGTACTTGTACCTACTGAAatctatttttgttaattaccTAATTTTTAGTTGTGTGATTCAGAAGgattatattgtaaattttctttttagcAGATAGATTAAAGAACATCAgcaattacttttatttgataTCTTTCTTATTTTTGATCAAAATGCCTGGGTAAGCAACATGTTATGTATGTGGGAGTGGTCCCACATTCATTTACTCATTTAACCACCATAACAATCAATAGTTTAACGTCagattaatttatacattattcatatatgtatttaattcattataatgtaCATCATCTATGTCAAGTTACACTAGTTCCTTATGAAATAAAGATCAGATGTTTCTACTCCATCAATGACCTTCACTTAGCAATTCATCATAATTCTGTCATAGCTTAAATTACACACTTCATGTTTAATACAGctttgtaaaaattaataaaatgcaaatatatataaatatatggtaattataaaaataagtttgaaATGTTTCATTAATTTGTTGTTGTCTTAAATGAACTGGAATTTGGTTGATGAatcatatttcatattattggCATATTTtcctgtataatatattttgtgatgTGTATTAATCAAGtatgaatttgttttttagaaTAGGAAAAATGTCTCTTGATAACATGTTTTGCACAAGGTGTGGTGATGGGTTTGAGACTAATGAAAAAATCGTCAATTCCAATGGTGAACTCTGGCATACAAACTGTTTTgtgtaagtatttaaaaaaaaggttcaaTGACAATATGTTTaagaagatttttaatttacttaatttgaatttacataatgttacatttagttaaaaataattataatttaaataaatttttagttgTGCTCAATGTTTTCGAGTTTTTCCTGACGGAGTATATTATGATTTTGAAGGCCGAAAGTACTGTGAACGAGACTTTCAAGTGTTATTCGCACCATGCTGTGGCAAATGtcgtaagtttttttatttatcatttttgactttttaaaatatgttacagTAAATGGTATCAGCTTCaatgaaaaaatttattaattttatgataggggaacgttcaagtattacgtcacgcaatttttggagattattgacccccccccatgtaaggcgccgtaacgtttttctgtacccaatagtaaaacgtttcgtgaccacccagtgactctttatacctatacctaaaagttacaattatgtggtgtaaagtattgaaaagtcgaaaataatattaataacgcgtaattcaatccccgccccgcatcgtatcgttttacaaaaggaccccccccccctcccaaaattcgttacgtaatacttgaacgctcatAGATGTTATACCAATtttgtgtattattattattacaaattatctcttacaataaataatactaaaatcaTTACTagaaacataaaacaatattaccaaacaagttatttaaataacatatttcaGGTGAATTTGTTATTGGTCGTGTGATAAAGGCTATGAATGCTAACTGGCATCCAGCATGTTTCCGCTGTGAGGAGTGCAACATGGAATTGGCTGATGCTGGCTTTATCAAGAACGCTGGTCGTGCTCTTTGCCATGGTTGTAACACACGTATAAAAGCTGATggattacaaaattatatgtgCCATAAATGCCAGTAAGTATTACATACTTGACAGTTTTAAAATGGTTTTAATAGAAACCAAGGTGGATAATAACAATGAACTTAAGgaaaatatgtgtaaaataaaatgtttgtcttaattttaaattatatttatcattaaaattattctttcTAGTGGTGTGATAGATGGTGAGCCTCTGCGTTACCGTGGCGAAGTGTATCATGGCTATCACTTCACTTGCGCTACTTGTGGAGTGGAGCTGGATCATACTGCGCGCGAGGTCAAGAACCGGCCTGGGTACGCCGCTAATGATGTGGTAAGTTGTATTGGGGCATTAGATAAGTGGGTCCAGAACCATTCAGGTCTAACTTCTGCAATTATGAATCCATAAATGCTAGATTTGGTTGTGTTCCATAAATCACTATGGCCACCTCATTTGTGGctcaaaatctaataaaatatatcagtagggctatattttctataagCGCTTAATTAATCGATAATATATGATTAACTTTTTGACCGCTGGTGAATTCAAAACGGCAGTGGAAGCACTAAGTTGGCATCAATATCGTTGTAATCGCTAGCAAAAGGTTTGCTTCGACCTTGTGTCACATGGTCTTCAGATTGTAGGAAAAGCAGAAAAATCCAATTATAAGACTAAAAGCAGTTGAGTTTTGAGTCTTAATGTATCTTcggtatatataaataattttccaaaTTTAAGACGTCAGTGCACTTTTAAACGCTTGACCATCAGTCCACAGCCTgtaattcttaaataaattccaCAGAACAATCTATTTTGCCTACGTTGTCACGACAAAATGGGCATTCCGATTTGTGGCGCATGTCGTCGACCCATAGAAGAGAGGATTGTCACCGCTTTGGGCAAACATTGGCATGTTGAGGTAAGAcaagaaaaattacatgtcCCCCTACATAAAATACATGTCAAAAATTAGAAAGCACTAAGAAAATCTTATGTTGCGtaaatatgtacttaataaactaattaatgaattttaagtctcaaaaattttataaatctaaatatttgcGTACAGAAGtgtaataagtataaaaaggTTTCGTTTTCCCttctatattattgtttttataccaATCACTATTGGCAGAATACTTAAAATTCTCGTAGTggcgtatttatttaattgcacaCAACAATCCCCAAGAAAGAACCAGCCtaaacaacaaaatttaaaaaatcgttactttattttctttattcattGGAGACATAAAACCACCAAAAAACTACTTAGGGGTTTAACCTGAAAAGCCATACCACAGAAAATAtgcaattacatatttaaaactaataagttTCTTTGattctatttctttatatagGAACTAATCTGTGTCTTTAATAGCTATCGAATGTGGTCACTCCAATAGAAAAAAGTAAACGTTTTCAAcgattaaaaagttttaatttatattatttctcaatttatttatctcaCATGATATTTGTAGTGTTAGAAAGCCTTTATAATCCGAGATTGTGTACTATTATTGTCACATAAATTAGAATTTCTAAAGCCTTTATTTGATTTTGCCTTACTATTTGTTATGTTGTGTAGCACTTCGTGTGCGCGAAATGCGAAAAGCCATTCCACGGACATCGTCATTACGAAAAGAAAGGCCTGGCCTACTGCGAGCAGCATTACCACCAGCTGTTTGGCAACCTCTGCTACGTCTGCAACCAGGTCATCGCTGGAGACGGTTAGTAgcttttgataaaatttacttttagtaATCAATTAACACAATGAAATATGAGTAAAATTGTAGAGATCCCgtattttttacacgctttatattagcttcacctgtatgtatgtaaccgactccttctgactcgattttgacccactttaaacggacagatttaattaaaactttgtacacaaaaatcagcgacaatataataatttcataggtttatctcgaaaaaacaataaatattttttaaagtccaCAATGCCCacaagcaatacgattaaattgagacaacacgtattgctgctaggactaaaaagtggaaaataaatatagtttaaaaaaactttaaaacacgctttttcacaataaaaccagtattttttgttcattaccattttcagcctaaattagaaattatttttcactttttagtttgatgtgctttaagagcgtgttttatagttttttttaaactatatttattgtcAAGAATATCCAAAAATttcgtgacgtaatacttgaacgctcccttagccATGTTTACAGCGGTTACCCGTTACCTCTGAATAGACGACTCTAAGCTTACTGTATTATTCCTTTTTTCAGTATTCACTGCGCTAAACAAAGCATGGTGCGTACACCATTTCTCATGTTCCGTATGTGATACGGCCTTAAGCACGCGCAGTAAGTTCTACGAATATGACGAGCGTCCCGCCTGTCGTCGATGCTACGAACGATTTCCAGCCGAATTGCGGCGACGATTGCGACGCGCACACCATTACACACTGCGCAGGAACTAAGATTAAACACAGACAAATCACAAAAACCATGCAACAGGCTTGTCACGTGAccaatttcatacaaattcgATTGAAGATAGGCCTGTCGcaaagttttttttgtctaaGGCCCCGTAATACAAGACAAATTATCTCTCATCTGATGTATTTTTGAACTCGACATATATGCGCAAGTAATTTAAAAGGATTTTGTGACTTGTGCACTCTTACTTGAGAAATTAAAAACcattaataaaattggttTGAAACATAGGTATTGTAATATCATAGTTTC
Coding sequences within it:
- the LOC125049755 gene encoding TAF5-like RNA polymerase II p300/CBP-associated factor-associated factor 65 kDa subunit 5L, with translation MKRNRNDAVKAVVTSYLERRNYPDIDVFNTNNSISQSAEEMAVATIVQCESSRANSVLFSCINNDPAQYDIQYTRLFNFIKELKIEQVRSELLGLLTPLLCHLYLEMLRGGHSGPAQMFLKRHSASLPQKDLSYHQPIDGNLPSALYRPNSLEQLFNSIQNGTIDNETPEKDYMNQLLDDIGSVYNLQEIESRPTIAAFRSCKFDICLSQDSLNMLKAYLAKHGHVLMIQVLQTWFHIDVNGENCKSNTEDEEEEDSKDKIKLELNISENISGVFSKCNGHAEYAVDKELRDLQDAIKGVRESLAPLKLYKIAAPDTELICAKTDQYCNVLCGGFSNSEIRLWDLGQNNINRRINRNISEIELACSVPPDPEINDNTRQIGTGIPLRGHSGPVQAVSILSREELVLSASHDSTMRAWRISDYSCASVYRGHNYPIWCMDVSKNGLFIVTGSHDRTAKLWSLDRTFPVRIFVGHMSDVTCVKFHPNEAYVATGSADRSVRLWAVCDARLVRVLCSHRGAVRALAFSPSGTHLASAGDDKKIKVWDLAACTCVHEYRGHYGKVTSIDWSAVGKPTLTNRVSSDLSEMTTDNSILCSAGMDGIVKVVWDSQLKNKQLSSPDNSTSTYNTKCNYLVDIQVHPDWMVAIGTKK
- the LOC125049756 gene encoding DNA polymerase delta subunit 3, with product MEMDDTHMNLLKDMILDEGKLVTYLTLAKDLCIHINNSKLLMHSFIKSTREGNPKLELNINFLISGLIDENKVRVTVCSEDKLEEHKKTFKVVYFIHVYSISKGRSKENSAALVSVIKYDDFNLCPGIIKSQASIKRSDVEIGILKSSSQKKIVNRVDPQPKKAKQEDKLKPLKNVHEINGKALKSEPDIDIKKEIISPKKDFKPNNKPSSHKGIAGFFNKQNGIGNKKENKITVDLKATSQKAADVSKTEQNALNDKMDVDNQEETEVKKEARKENMMNDNKILNNIKKHSKVDKKRKRVLRVSDSDSEEENDPFVAEENKEIANESDEEIPPTPVANNLKITSGIVNPRKKRKVVDKTYMSDDGYIITKREEVYESCSDSESVDKEVSIKKEIKEEKLQISPKTKPKEVKNSPKKKKVSPPQKGKQATLMNFFKKK